A region from the Ciconia boyciana chromosome 1, ASM3463844v1, whole genome shotgun sequence genome encodes:
- the UBASH3A gene encoding ubiquitin-associated and SH3 domain-containing protein A isoform X3 produces MAVAETQLYAKVSNKHKSKSTSVLLESLLAKGFPAHIAQKALAATGQKTIEDAAKWLHSHCNDPSLDDPIPQEYALYLCPTGRLHNHLQEFWKESKRQCGKNRAHEIFPHITLCDFFTCEDQKVELLYDTLKRVGDSFSQCFPPSISLSLHSSTSYLGFFIGDSHANILRDFALAFSSEASALADCHVKPCLKQLHLTLAHKFYPHHQKTLEQLAKCINPGEACQWVAALYSRDMRFVHYQTLRALFQYKPQNIDELMINTGDFIYVDPTQQSDVSEGWVIGTSHRTGCRGFLPENYTERANESDTWVKHREYVFVTASKFFTQTENEPKVKLNGEFHNPSMARSVTNVLSLQNPTLRRGVLVMRHGERVDEVFGKSWLQQCLTADGKYYRPDLNFPSTLPKRKDSVKHFEYDPPLSCCGIFQSRLIGEALLDQQVTVNYVYSSPVLRCIQTAQHVLQGLKLDQKVKIRVEPGLFEWTKWEASRVIPNFMTLTELAEASYKIDTSYRSLHWACVSVKS; encoded by the exons ATGGCGGTGGCTGAGACACAGCTGTATGCAAAGGTGTCCAACAAGCACAAGAGCAAAAGCACCTCTGTACTCCTCGAGTCTCTCCTCGCCAAAGGATTCCCGGCTCATATCGC GCAAAAAGCCTTGGCTGCTACTGGACAAAAGACAATAGAAGACGCTGCAAAATG GTTGCACTCCCACTGCAATGATCCCTCTTTGGATGACCCAATCCCTCAGGAGTATGCTCTTTACTTGTGTCCCACCGGCCGTTTACATAATCACCTGCAAGAGTTTTGGAAGGAAAGCAAGCGCCAGTGCGGGAAAAACAGAGCCCATGAGATTTTTCCACACATCACTCTCTGCGATTTCTTCACG tgtgaAGACCAGAAAGTGGAATTATTGTATGACACCTTAAAGCGAGTCGGTGACAGCTTTTCACAGTGCTTTCCACCATCCATTTCCCTATCACTACATTCATCCACCAGCTACCTTGGCTTCTTCATTGGTGACAGCCATGCAAATATCCTCAGAGACTTTGCTCTGGCGTTCTCATCAGAGGCTTCGGCCCTGGCTG ATTGCCATGTGAAGCCCTGCCTAAAGCAGCTCCACCTTACCTTGGCCCACAAGTTTTACCCTCACCATCAGAAGACTTTGGAACAATTGGCCAAATGCATTAACCCAGGGGAGGCCTGCCAGTGGGTAGCTGCTCTCTACTCACGGGACATGCGTTTTGTGCATTACCAG ACGCTGAGGGCTCTTTTCCAGTACAAGCCCCAGAACATCGATGAACTCATGATCAACACTGGGGACTTCATCTACGTTGACCCGACGCAGCAGTCTGACGTGAGCGAAGGCTGGGTGATCGGGACCTCGCATCGGACCGGCTGCAGGGGTTTTCTTCCCGAAAACTACACTGAGAGGGCCAACGAGTCAGACACGTGGGTTAAGCACAG GGAATATGTTTTTGTAACAGCTTCAAAATTCTTCACCCAAACTGAAAATGAACCTAAGGTAAAGCTGAATGGAGAATTCCATAATCCTAGTATGGCAAGGAGCGTAACCAATGTACTTTCTCTTCAg AACCCCACCCTGCGAAGAGGTGTGCTGGTGATGCGCCATGGGGAAAGAGTTGATGAGGTCTTTGGCAAATCTTGGCTTCAACAGTGCTTGACTGCAGATG GAAAATACTACAGACCAGATCTGAACTTCCCTTCCACCCTGCCAAAGCGGAAAGACAGCGTGAAGCATTTTGAATATGATCCTCCTTTATCTTGCTGTGGTATTTTCCAGTCAAGGCTTATAG GGGAAGCTCTGCTGGACCAGCAGGTGACAGTCAACTATGTGTACTCGTCACCCGTGCTCCGCTGCATACAGACAGCTCAACATGTACTGCAGG GGCTTAAATTAGATCAAAAAGTCAAAATCAGGGTGGAACCAGGACTGTTTGAATGGACCAAGTGGGAAGCAAGCAGAGTAATTCCTAACTTCATGACTTTGACAGAACTGGCAGAGGCCTCTTACAAAATAGACACAAGTTACAG ATCCCTTCACTGGGCATGTGTTTCTGTGAAGAGCTGA
- the UBASH3A gene encoding ubiquitin-associated and SH3 domain-containing protein A isoform X1 — protein MAVAETQLYAKVSNKHKSKSTSVLLESLLAKGFPAHIAQKALAATGQKTIEDAAKWLHSHCNDPSLDDPIPQEYALYLCPTGRLHNHLQEFWKESKRQCGKNRAHEIFPHITLCDFFTCEDQKVELLYDTLKRVGDSFSQCFPPSISLSLHSSTSYLGFFIGDSHANILRDFALAFSSEASALADCHVKPCLKQLHLTLAHKFYPHHQKTLEQLAKCINPGEACQWVAALYSRDMRFVHYQTLRALFQYKPQNIDELMINTGDFIYVDPTQQSDVSEGWVIGTSHRTGCRGFLPENYTERANESDTWVKHREYVFVTASKFFTQTENEPKVKLNGEFHNPSMARSVTNVLSLQLPQNPTLRRGVLVMRHGERVDEVFGKSWLQQCLTADGKYYRPDLNFPSTLPKRKDSVKHFEYDPPLSCCGIFQSRLIGEALLDQQVTVNYVYSSPVLRCIQTAQHVLQGLKLDQKVKIRVEPGLFEWTKWEASRVIPNFMTLTELAEASYKIDTSYRGNFPLSSLVPSESYEEYVSRSSAVIKQIITACPSKGVILIVGHGSSLASFTRPLIGLPARDSSDFAQVVRKIPSLGMCFCEELKEENKWQMVNPPVKTLTHGANAAFNWRNGIVED, from the exons ATGGCGGTGGCTGAGACACAGCTGTATGCAAAGGTGTCCAACAAGCACAAGAGCAAAAGCACCTCTGTACTCCTCGAGTCTCTCCTCGCCAAAGGATTCCCGGCTCATATCGC GCAAAAAGCCTTGGCTGCTACTGGACAAAAGACAATAGAAGACGCTGCAAAATG GTTGCACTCCCACTGCAATGATCCCTCTTTGGATGACCCAATCCCTCAGGAGTATGCTCTTTACTTGTGTCCCACCGGCCGTTTACATAATCACCTGCAAGAGTTTTGGAAGGAAAGCAAGCGCCAGTGCGGGAAAAACAGAGCCCATGAGATTTTTCCACACATCACTCTCTGCGATTTCTTCACG tgtgaAGACCAGAAAGTGGAATTATTGTATGACACCTTAAAGCGAGTCGGTGACAGCTTTTCACAGTGCTTTCCACCATCCATTTCCCTATCACTACATTCATCCACCAGCTACCTTGGCTTCTTCATTGGTGACAGCCATGCAAATATCCTCAGAGACTTTGCTCTGGCGTTCTCATCAGAGGCTTCGGCCCTGGCTG ATTGCCATGTGAAGCCCTGCCTAAAGCAGCTCCACCTTACCTTGGCCCACAAGTTTTACCCTCACCATCAGAAGACTTTGGAACAATTGGCCAAATGCATTAACCCAGGGGAGGCCTGCCAGTGGGTAGCTGCTCTCTACTCACGGGACATGCGTTTTGTGCATTACCAG ACGCTGAGGGCTCTTTTCCAGTACAAGCCCCAGAACATCGATGAACTCATGATCAACACTGGGGACTTCATCTACGTTGACCCGACGCAGCAGTCTGACGTGAGCGAAGGCTGGGTGATCGGGACCTCGCATCGGACCGGCTGCAGGGGTTTTCTTCCCGAAAACTACACTGAGAGGGCCAACGAGTCAGACACGTGGGTTAAGCACAG GGAATATGTTTTTGTAACAGCTTCAAAATTCTTCACCCAAACTGAAAATGAACCTAAGGTAAAGCTGAATGGAGAATTCCATAATCCTAGTATGGCAAGGAGCGTAACCAATGTACTTTCTCTTCAg CTGCCTCAGAACCCCACCCTGCGAAGAGGTGTGCTGGTGATGCGCCATGGGGAAAGAGTTGATGAGGTCTTTGGCAAATCTTGGCTTCAACAGTGCTTGACTGCAGATG GAAAATACTACAGACCAGATCTGAACTTCCCTTCCACCCTGCCAAAGCGGAAAGACAGCGTGAAGCATTTTGAATATGATCCTCCTTTATCTTGCTGTGGTATTTTCCAGTCAAGGCTTATAG GGGAAGCTCTGCTGGACCAGCAGGTGACAGTCAACTATGTGTACTCGTCACCCGTGCTCCGCTGCATACAGACAGCTCAACATGTACTGCAGG GGCTTAAATTAGATCAAAAAGTCAAAATCAGGGTGGAACCAGGACTGTTTGAATGGACCAAGTGGGAAGCAAGCAGAGTAATTCCTAACTTCATGACTTTGACAGAACTGGCAGAGGCCTCTTACAAAATAGACACAAGTTACAG GGGTAACTTCCCACTCTCTTCTCTGGTGCCATCAGAAAGTTATGAAGAATATGTAAGCAGAAGCTCTGCAGTTATAAAACAGATCATCACTGCCTGCCCCAGCAAAG GTGTCATCCTCATTGTGGGCCATGGCTCTTCCTTGGCATCTTTCACCCGACCTCTGATAGGGCTTCCTGCCAGAGACAGCAGCGACTTTGCCCAGGTGGTACGAAAG ATCCCTTCACTGGGCATGTGTTTCTGTGAAGAGCTGAAAGAGGAGAACAAATGGCAGATGGTCAACCCACCAGTGAAGACATTAACTCATGGAGCAAATGCAGCGTTTAACTGGAGAAATGGTATCGTGGAAGATTAG
- the UBASH3A gene encoding ubiquitin-associated and SH3 domain-containing protein A isoform X2 — translation MAVAETQLYAKVSNKHKSKSTSVLLESLLAKGFPAHIAQKALAATGQKTIEDAAKWLHSHCNDPSLDDPIPQEYALYLCPTGRLHNHLQEFWKESKRQCGKNRAHEIFPHITLCDFFTCEDQKVELLYDTLKRVGDSFSQCFPPSISLSLHSSTSYLGFFIGDSHANILRDFALAFSSEASALADCHVKPCLKQLHLTLAHKFYPHHQKTLEQLAKCINPGEACQWVAALYSRDMRFVHYQTLRALFQYKPQNIDELMINTGDFIYVDPTQQSDVSEGWVIGTSHRTGCRGFLPENYTERANESDTWVKHREYVFVTASKFFTQTENEPKVKLNGEFHNPSMARSVTNVLSLQNPTLRRGVLVMRHGERVDEVFGKSWLQQCLTADGKYYRPDLNFPSTLPKRKDSVKHFEYDPPLSCCGIFQSRLIGEALLDQQVTVNYVYSSPVLRCIQTAQHVLQGLKLDQKVKIRVEPGLFEWTKWEASRVIPNFMTLTELAEASYKIDTSYRGNFPLSSLVPSESYEEYVSRSSAVIKQIITACPSKGKGVILIVGHGSSLASFTRPLIGLPARDSSDFAQVVRKIPSLGMCFCEELKEENKWQMVNPPVKTLTHGANAAFNWRNGIVED, via the exons ATGGCGGTGGCTGAGACACAGCTGTATGCAAAGGTGTCCAACAAGCACAAGAGCAAAAGCACCTCTGTACTCCTCGAGTCTCTCCTCGCCAAAGGATTCCCGGCTCATATCGC GCAAAAAGCCTTGGCTGCTACTGGACAAAAGACAATAGAAGACGCTGCAAAATG GTTGCACTCCCACTGCAATGATCCCTCTTTGGATGACCCAATCCCTCAGGAGTATGCTCTTTACTTGTGTCCCACCGGCCGTTTACATAATCACCTGCAAGAGTTTTGGAAGGAAAGCAAGCGCCAGTGCGGGAAAAACAGAGCCCATGAGATTTTTCCACACATCACTCTCTGCGATTTCTTCACG tgtgaAGACCAGAAAGTGGAATTATTGTATGACACCTTAAAGCGAGTCGGTGACAGCTTTTCACAGTGCTTTCCACCATCCATTTCCCTATCACTACATTCATCCACCAGCTACCTTGGCTTCTTCATTGGTGACAGCCATGCAAATATCCTCAGAGACTTTGCTCTGGCGTTCTCATCAGAGGCTTCGGCCCTGGCTG ATTGCCATGTGAAGCCCTGCCTAAAGCAGCTCCACCTTACCTTGGCCCACAAGTTTTACCCTCACCATCAGAAGACTTTGGAACAATTGGCCAAATGCATTAACCCAGGGGAGGCCTGCCAGTGGGTAGCTGCTCTCTACTCACGGGACATGCGTTTTGTGCATTACCAG ACGCTGAGGGCTCTTTTCCAGTACAAGCCCCAGAACATCGATGAACTCATGATCAACACTGGGGACTTCATCTACGTTGACCCGACGCAGCAGTCTGACGTGAGCGAAGGCTGGGTGATCGGGACCTCGCATCGGACCGGCTGCAGGGGTTTTCTTCCCGAAAACTACACTGAGAGGGCCAACGAGTCAGACACGTGGGTTAAGCACAG GGAATATGTTTTTGTAACAGCTTCAAAATTCTTCACCCAAACTGAAAATGAACCTAAGGTAAAGCTGAATGGAGAATTCCATAATCCTAGTATGGCAAGGAGCGTAACCAATGTACTTTCTCTTCAg AACCCCACCCTGCGAAGAGGTGTGCTGGTGATGCGCCATGGGGAAAGAGTTGATGAGGTCTTTGGCAAATCTTGGCTTCAACAGTGCTTGACTGCAGATG GAAAATACTACAGACCAGATCTGAACTTCCCTTCCACCCTGCCAAAGCGGAAAGACAGCGTGAAGCATTTTGAATATGATCCTCCTTTATCTTGCTGTGGTATTTTCCAGTCAAGGCTTATAG GGGAAGCTCTGCTGGACCAGCAGGTGACAGTCAACTATGTGTACTCGTCACCCGTGCTCCGCTGCATACAGACAGCTCAACATGTACTGCAGG GGCTTAAATTAGATCAAAAAGTCAAAATCAGGGTGGAACCAGGACTGTTTGAATGGACCAAGTGGGAAGCAAGCAGAGTAATTCCTAACTTCATGACTTTGACAGAACTGGCAGAGGCCTCTTACAAAATAGACACAAGTTACAG GGGTAACTTCCCACTCTCTTCTCTGGTGCCATCAGAAAGTTATGAAGAATATGTAAGCAGAAGCTCTGCAGTTATAAAACAGATCATCACTGCCTGCCCCAGCAAAGGTAAAG GTGTCATCCTCATTGTGGGCCATGGCTCTTCCTTGGCATCTTTCACCCGACCTCTGATAGGGCTTCCTGCCAGAGACAGCAGCGACTTTGCCCAGGTGGTACGAAAG ATCCCTTCACTGGGCATGTGTTTCTGTGAAGAGCTGAAAGAGGAGAACAAATGGCAGATGGTCAACCCACCAGTGAAGACATTAACTCATGGAGCAAATGCAGCGTTTAACTGGAGAAATGGTATCGTGGAAGATTAG